A single Mus caroli chromosome 15, CAROLI_EIJ_v1.1, whole genome shotgun sequence DNA region contains:
- the Ndrg1 gene encoding protein NDRG1 isoform X2, whose product MNHKTCYNPLFNSEDMQEITQHFAVCHVDAPGQQDGAPSFPVGYMYPSMDQLAEMLPGVLHQFGLKSVIGMGTGAGAYILTRFALNNPEMVEGLVLMNVNPCAEGWMDWAASKISGWTQALPDMVVSHLFGKEEIHNNVEVVHTYRQHILNDMNPSNLHLFISAYNSRRDLEIERPMPGTHTVTLQCPALLVVGDNSPAVDAVVECNSKLDPTKTTLLKMADCGGLPQISQPAKLAEAFKYFVQGMGYMPSASMTRLMRSRTASGSSVTSLEGTRSRSHTSEGPRSRSHTSEGSRSRSHTSEDARLNITPNSGATGNNAGPKSMEVSC is encoded by the exons ACAAGACCTGCTACAACCCCCTCTTCAACTCTGAGGACATGCAGGAGATCACACAACATTTTGCTGTCTGCCATGTGGATGCCCCTGGCCAACAGGATGGTGCCCCTTCCTTCCCAGTGGG GTACATGTACCCCTCAATGGATCAGTTGGCTGAAATGCTTCCTGGAGTTCTTCACCAGTTTGG GCTCAAGAGTGTCATTGGCATGGGGACAGGAGCTGGCGCCTACATCCTGACCCGCTTCGCA CTCAACAACCCTGAGATGGTAGAGGGCCTCGTGCTCATGAATGTGAACCCCTGTGCTGAAGGCTGGATGGACTGGGCTGCCTCTAAG ATCTCAGGATGGACCCAAGCCCTGCCTGACATGGTGGTGTCCCACCTCTTTGGCAAG GAGGAGATACACAACAACGTGGAGGTAGTGCACACGTACCGACAGCACATCCTCAACGACATGAACCCAAGCAACCTACACCTATTCATCAGCGCCTACAACAG CCGGAGAGACCTGGAGATTGAGCGGCCAATGCCTGGAACCCACACTGTCACCCTGCA GTGCCCTGCTCTGCTGGTAGTTGGAGACAACTCTCCTGCCGTGGATGCTGTG gtGGAATGCAATTCCAAATTGGACCCAACAAAGACCACCCTGCTCAAG ATGGCAGACTGTGGAGGCCTTCCTCAGATCTCTCAG CCTGCCAAGCTTGCTGAGGCCTTCAAGTACTTTGTGCAGGGCATGGGATACA TGCCTTCTGCCAGCATGACTCGCCTGATGCGGTCCCGCACAGCCTCTGGCTCCAGTGTCACATCCCTGGAGGGCACCCGTAGCCGTTCCCATACCAGCGAGGGCCCCCGAAGCCGCTCGCACACCAGTGAGGGGTCCCGTAGCCGCTCCCATACCAGTGAGGATGCCCGTCTCAACATCACCCCCAACTCGGGCGCCACCGGAAACAATGCCGGGCCCAAGTCCATGGAGGTGTCCTGCTAA